The proteins below are encoded in one region of Misgurnus anguillicaudatus chromosome 24, ASM2758022v2, whole genome shotgun sequence:
- the LOC129437732 gene encoding uncharacterized protein isoform X1, with amino-acid sequence MYPVTNLCGILMCQVMWYLAIAFFIFQAYETHGIVSCVMTSPVQRVYVGEDVYLFCNFTQCPRPRNLMFLNVEWGFQNSSSDFKTIIYNIGNHTSRTTGVLFRGNVELGSFDILLQSVKRENNGTYQCKYRQDGIFYKNITKLTVHSATQTRRNSPGVNDIQVEINPSWWLALIPVAGIVLLIVVVFLGRLLQQKDVSMQEIEEVETRSDTADIRCKVTNNSAYEGDTESQPITHNADNIYVTMVTNYSAPVENMTSKPNSSNAENIYVTMQHGFQVTTDSPGQD; translated from the exons atgtatccTGTTACAAATTTGTGCGGGATCCTTATGTGCCAAGTGATGTGGTATCTTGCTAtcgcattttttattttccaaG CATATGAAACTCATGGTATTGTGTCATGTGTGATGACAAGTCCGGTCCAGAGGGTGTATGTTGGAGAAGATGTCTATTTGTTCTGCAATTTCACCCAGTGTCCTAGACCTCGAAACCTCATGTTTCTTAATGTGGAGTGGGGATTTCAG AATAGTTCATCTGACTTCAAAACAATCATCTACAACATTGGAAATCACACTTCAAGAACAACTGGTGTGCTGTTTCGGGGAAATGTAGAGCTGGGCAGTTTTGATATTCTCCTCCAATCGGTGAAACGTGAGAACAATGGAACTTACCAGTGCAAATATCGACAAGATGGCATTTTCtacaaaaatataacaaagCTTACTGTCCACTCAG CTACACAGACCAGAAGAAACAGTCCAGGTGTGAACGATATACAGGTAGAGATAAATCCATCTTGGTGGTTGGCCCTGATCCCTGTGGCTGGGATTGTGCTTCTCATTGTTGTAGTATTTTTGGGGAGGCTCCTCCAGCAAAAGGATGTCTCAAT GCAAGAAATAGAAGAAGTTGAAACCAGAAGTGACACTGCTGACATTAGATGCAAG GTCACAAACAATTCTGCTTATGAAGGAGACACAGAAAGTCAACCCATAACTCACAATGCAGATAACATCTATGTCACCATG GTCACAAACTATTCTGCACCTGTGGAAAACATGACCAGTAAACCCAACTCTTCCAATGCAGAAAACATCTATGTTAC
- the LOC129437732 gene encoding uncharacterized protein isoform X2: MYPVTNLCGILMCQVMWYLAIAFFIFQAYETHGIVSCVMTSPVQRVYVGEDVYLFCNFTQCPRPRNLMFLNVEWGFQNSSSDFKTIIYNIGNHTSRTTGVLFRGNVELGSFDILLQSVKRENNGTYQCKYRQDGIFYKNITKLTVHSATQTRRNSPGVNDIQVEINPSWWLALIPVAGIVLLIVVVFLGRLLQQKDVSMQEIEEVETRSDTADIRCKVTNNSAYEGDTESQPITHNADNIYVTMVTNYSAPVENMTSKPNSSNAENIYVTMHGFQVTTDSPGQD, encoded by the exons atgtatccTGTTACAAATTTGTGCGGGATCCTTATGTGCCAAGTGATGTGGTATCTTGCTAtcgcattttttattttccaaG CATATGAAACTCATGGTATTGTGTCATGTGTGATGACAAGTCCGGTCCAGAGGGTGTATGTTGGAGAAGATGTCTATTTGTTCTGCAATTTCACCCAGTGTCCTAGACCTCGAAACCTCATGTTTCTTAATGTGGAGTGGGGATTTCAG AATAGTTCATCTGACTTCAAAACAATCATCTACAACATTGGAAATCACACTTCAAGAACAACTGGTGTGCTGTTTCGGGGAAATGTAGAGCTGGGCAGTTTTGATATTCTCCTCCAATCGGTGAAACGTGAGAACAATGGAACTTACCAGTGCAAATATCGACAAGATGGCATTTTCtacaaaaatataacaaagCTTACTGTCCACTCAG CTACACAGACCAGAAGAAACAGTCCAGGTGTGAACGATATACAGGTAGAGATAAATCCATCTTGGTGGTTGGCCCTGATCCCTGTGGCTGGGATTGTGCTTCTCATTGTTGTAGTATTTTTGGGGAGGCTCCTCCAGCAAAAGGATGTCTCAAT GCAAGAAATAGAAGAAGTTGAAACCAGAAGTGACACTGCTGACATTAGATGCAAG GTCACAAACAATTCTGCTTATGAAGGAGACACAGAAAGTCAACCCATAACTCACAATGCAGATAACATCTATGTCACCATG GTCACAAACTATTCTGCACCTGTGGAAAACATGACCAGTAAACCCAACTCTTCCAATGCAGAAAACATCTATGTTAC